In Megalops cyprinoides isolate fMegCyp1 chromosome 8, fMegCyp1.pri, whole genome shotgun sequence, the genomic stretch TggttgggaaaaaaacaggttggCAACAGGAATCAGAAGCACTCCAAACCagaatccaaaaacacacaagcaaggtccaaaAATAGGTGAGAggtcaaaacacagaaataacacGGTtgaatggcagagagcaggcttggtAATGCATCTGagaaacaatacctcacaatgaggcaactgaAACAGAGTCCTTATAAAGGCAGGGCTTGATTGAAGGAATGGATCACAGGTGTGcttgagccaggctgaactgggtgtggctgagctggctgactgggagtgGGTGTGACAATAGAAAGGACACATGGGAATTAACTTCTATCAACACTGTACCCAAGTCATTAATTCAAGACTTTTAATGGTTTTGATTACTGGTGCTATTGGTTTACTGGTTCATCTTGAATGTCATTTACATCCCTGTCAACTGTTTTCTACACCATTACATGAGTAAGAGAGCCTCAGTTCTAACAATAGCATTATCATTAAATGTCACACTAACTCAAATCTCTATCTAAATTAAGTAGTCTCataaacaatcaaacaaaaatgagtaaataaatatcaatatagGTGAGAAAATATGGTCTTTATCTAAAGTTTAGCATAaatcaaatgcaatcaaataCAATactatcaaataaaaatatcaatacaatcaaatcaaatacaaataatatatcCATTAAAGGTATGAATGTAATGCTAATATGAGAAAAACACCATGTAAAAATTATGTAAAGGCAGTGGTGATaaaaatgatgtcaaaatgAATTCATCAGTGGGGGTTCTAAAAATAGTTGCCTCTAAATGAACTTAATACACCCCCAGgtatttcttttgaaatatctTTGGCAGGAAAAAGTGGAAACACATGATTGTTATAAATGTATGACTACTGTTGTTTGGAGTGCTTATTATGTCATTGTTATGTCCCAGAAGTGTAAGGGCCACGCTCGGTTTGCCCCGGATAGGCCACAGCATTTATCAAACAGaatccccttctctctcacaaactCAATAAATGTTTGACTCGAGGACTTCTGATGGTTCCTAAACCACTGCCGATAAGCCTCGGGCACCAATTCCTATGTGCGCAGTACACCTGCCTTGACAGTTACGTACTGCCGGCTCTTGGCCAGTGACAGCACAGAACATACCTCCTGTGCCTTTCCTACAAATTTGCATTGCAGCAATAAAGGCCAGACCTCTCTAGGCCATTGCAGTGACGCTGCAATGCGCTCAAAGGCACTGAAATAAGAATCCACCTCGGTCTCGCGGAAAGGCGGCACCAAACTAATGTTCCTGCTGACGTCAAACCCGGTCTGAGGACCCACTGGGGTAGAATCCGTGGTGGGGGAGGCAGCAGGAGTGGACTGCGCAACAGGAGCCGCGGCAATCTTCATTGCCTCTAGCTCGAGCTGCTGGATTTTAATCTCCTTCTCTACCTCCAACTCCATCCGGCGAACCTCTAGCCGCCAGTTAAGCTCCGCTTGGAGTGCATGTCTTTTCTCCTCCGATTCATGCTGCAGGTGCACCAAACGCACTCTCAACTGAGGGTCACAACCACTGGACAGGGAGCTTTCGCTCTCAGTCACAGCAGACACGAAGGGGGACAGAGTGACtaacttaacaaaataaaaccaaccCTAAACACCTTCACCCAAAACATACAACTGACAACAACACAAAAGagtggcagagccaaacaaaacctAACTACACTGACtaccttaaaacaaaacatacagaagCGGCACCCGCCTCTAACCTAAACCCTATACAACGTGAACACTAACACAGGGATCCCCACCTtacctgccctcctcccacgacaaccGAGTGCAGCAAAACCGAGACACAATCCAGAATCACAGtcagaaaacaatgcaaaatcaaaacacagtttAGGCAAGTTTGGAAgtcacaaatcacaaaaataacaagggatcaaaaaaaaaacagcgagcTCCACTCTAAGAAACCGGCATATTTAAATCAGGCGCTCCATCTCTGGTTGGCTGGGCCAGAACAAGGAGGCTGGACGCAGCACAGCGCAGCGGGATACCTGTGTCAGGAGAGTAgcgagagagaagagggaggaaaaccaAGATGCAGGTGGCCCAGACTCCACATGCACAGTGCGCCGCACGTAACAGTCATTGACTGTGAGGTCTCTAATTaaccatgaaaaattaaaaatcaagtGTTTCCATtgaatttccattttgtgaTACCTAGCAAATTGAATGCATGCAAATTTGTATGCAGGCAACAACAATACAGTGTATTATTACTGTGATATTACTAAATGTGTATGTCTGGCTAACTGCAGGCTGTTATTTTTGCCAACTCTAATTCACCAGGCCAGACAGAATAGGACAGTCCTCCTCAGGACCCTCTTGGGTCTTCAGAGCTAGTCTCAGTTTCTGCCAAAAAACTCTGGTGTCCTCTCCTGGTTTGGGCCACGTGAGGTAGGTACGCTTTTTTACTAGCTGCCTCATTCTATGGTAGGGGCAGAGCTGACAGGCTGGAATGTCCTCCAGAAAGATAAGGACCAACACATCCTTCTGCTCATCAAAGAGCCGGAAGCTGGCTACCTGGATCTCCCGGGAACACCACTCACTCTCCAGGTACTTACGGGTGATCACACAAATGGTCTTGCGGCTGGCATAGATGCTTTCTACAATATTGTCCATGATAAACCTGCCTGGCTGGAAGTCCCGGTGGTGCAAGCAGAGCTTCCAGCCCTGCTCTTGCTCTAGCTTGGGCAGTAGCTGGTTCAGGACCCACAGCTCATCTTGGCTGTTGTAGGAAATAAAGGCATCATATGTGAAGCCCTGGGGCATAAATATGTCCCTTTGCTTGTAATCATAGAGAAAAGCCAGAAAGCGATAGTAGGCATAGACCACCTGCCTGTGCAAAAAGTGGTAGATAGAGGAGATTAGAAGGGTCAGTAGAACCAGGATGGTGGTATAGAGAAAACACATGAACCCCAAATCCACCATGCAAGAGTCAGTGCTTATGTCTACCAGTTTCGTCCCTCTGAGGTTAGATGGGTAACTGCAGGTGAACTTGTTTGTATAGATGACCTGTGTGTCAAAGTTTTTCTCTGCCCAGTCAATGAACCATGCATTGTTGCAGTCACAAGTGAAGGTGTTATTTTGGAGGTCGAGGTATTTGAGCATCGGGAGTGAGTGAATCAGTGTCTCATTGATGACTGCCAGTTCATTTCCATTGGTGCGCAGAACTTTGAGCTTTGTGAGGTTTGCTGGGATTATGAAATCCAGGGACTGCACCTCCGTTTTGGACAGTATGAACCTGGTGAGCTCTGGTATTGGTAGGAATACCTCCGCAGTGAGGACTGTGAAAGCGTTTTTGCTGAGGTCCAGAAATGTCAGATGGGGAGTGTAGGTAAATGTGTTTGGGTGCAGAAAGTGGATGTTCAGGTTCCCGGCATATAATTTCAGTAAAGAAGTAAGGCCTTCTAGGAGATTCATTGGCAGGTTACGAATTCCATTGTGATGTTGACTGTTGATGGCAAGAGAATTTAATGACTTCAGTAATATGAATGGTGGGTATTTGAGTTTTTCATAGCTTTTGTATGATAGGTAATTATCATACAAAAATAGCTCTTCTAGATTGGGCATACCAGAAAATACAGTTGCCCTTTTTAATGTGTTCTGAGATATCTTGTTTGATGCCAGCAGCAATTGAGTAAGGTTTTCTAGCCCTGCAAAAGCATTTTCTTCAATTACAGAAATCTGATTATCAGTGAGACTCAAATATTTCAGGGATTTTAAGTTTTTGAAAGTCCCCTTTTCAACAGAACTTATCTTATTGAATTCTAATTCCAAAATTTCCAAATTTTGCAGGCCGGTTATGAAAGCATCCTTAATAGTTAATAACTTGTTACTTGGAAGCCAAAGTACTTTTAGGCTTTTCAGATCCTTGAATAAACAATTTGTGATGGAGGAAATGTGATTGTCACTTAAATGGAGACGTCTCAGTTTAGTCAGATTAGCAAAATCAAAGCAGGTAAGTTTGTTGATGATATTTCGACTAAGGTCCAAGACCTCCAAATTAGGGAGATATCGTGTGGCATTGTTGACACGGGTCAGCTTGTTTAGAGGTAAGCGCAGTATGCTCAACTGCTTCATGTCTCTGAATGTAAGTTCTGACAAATTACAAAGCCCATTCCCTGATAAGTCCACTTCATTCACAAGAGAGCAGGGCTGGAACATCGTATCTGTGATGGAGATGAGGTTGTTATTCAAGATGCGGAGAACCCTCAATTTGGGAAAACAGCCAAACTTTAAGACAGTCTCAATCATCATCCACTTTAAATCATTCAGCCAAAGGTTTTCCAATGAGTATTGGAAGCTTTGAAGTATTGTAGCCATTCCCTCTTCTGAAATGTGGATGCCACTTAAATTGAGTGTTTTTACAGAACTCAGAAATGACCCATCTAGAACAGTCCACTCTAGGCTTTCCCTTTGACCAGTGTTGGAAAGGTCTAAAGTCTCTAGCTGTGGAAGAATGTCAGCAGTCATGCAAAACTTCCTCAATGGATTCCGGGATAAATCCAGAGCTTTCAATGATAGAGATGTGTTTGAGAAATCTTTggactgaaagactgaaaagtTGTTGCCTCCAAGGTACAGCTTCTGTATGTTTTGTAATTTAAGTACAGGCTGAACTTTCTGTATGTTTTGAAGCCTATTCCAAGTGAAATTTATCACCTTCACATTAGAAAGGAATTGAAAGGCTGAAGAGTCAAGCGTCTCAACATAATTTCTATCCAGTCGTAGCACTGTAAGGTTGCCAAGGCCCTCTAACATGCCTTTGGACACTGTGGTCAGTTTGTTCTTGGACAGATTCAGCTCCACCAAGGTGATCATGTCTTTGAAAGCTCCCTTCTCAACATGAAATATTAGGTTGTTTGACATATTTAGGTTGTTTAGGTTGGTGAGGTTTTTGAAATCTGTGTCTTTGACCTGTGAAATTGAATTATAGGAAATGTCTAAAATTTTGACATTGAGTGGTAAGTCTAAGGGAACAGAATGGAAACTCATTCTATAGCAGAGCACCTTCGGCCAATCAGAGTAAATGACCGAACCAACAACAGTGCAGTTTCTTAATGAGTATCCCCTTGCTGGGTCAATGTTAGCCcagcaatgcaaaacaaaacacagtgagaTCACGTAAGACCAGCAACTTCTTCTTTCcatatttcctttcattttgtaACACCAGGAAGTTAGCATTCTTTCTTCCAAAAGCTTTACAGCAGATTCCTTGGTAGGTGTAGATAATGGTCAGGTGGCTGTAAGCATCCAGCTTCTTTTGCAGTCTTGAATCATCAAAGGTTGATGGGTCTTGAGTTGTATTTGTACAGCAGTTTCAAATTCAGATCATTCTCAGATCAGTCTCTTCCAAGTTCACATTTCATctgcaaaaataatgtaataaccaGCTCATTCTATAATGTTTAATGGATCATataataaaaagaaagcagTTGTGAATTTAGGTGAATGGTGTATTTCCAAGGAAGAAGTCATTCTggcctgcagtgtttttttggtttaaaaattAAGTCAAAAAGAGAAGTGAAATTAGATGAGTACACAGCCTCATTTCTAGAGAACCACTGGAAACCATCACATAGTATTCTTGAAATGTTACTACAGTATTAGAGAAACATATTTCAGCCACCATAGAAAAACTGTTCATGAGTAGCTTTACATTATGTCTATATTGTACAAAGGCAGGGGACCACAATATTGAGAGGAAACAGGTTATCCATATCCTTTTTCATGCTGTGCAAATAATGGCATGTTTCCTAATGTCATCAGCATTGTGGATATCCCTTTGGAAAATGCACCTGTGTTTGGCCCTGATTTAGACCCAGCTCATTTTGATACCCATTGGattagaaaaaaagattaatctTGCAATAAGTATATATCACCTATGGCCATGAACAAATTTTTCTTGATTTGCTATGACTGCTTGGCTTGCATTTAGGATATGGTACAACTGAGTAACCTCatatttaaaagacatttaaatgcaGCATTGGTTCAGTTAGTGGGCTAACTTTATCTGGCTAACTCGAGAAAAGCTTGACTTAGTATAGCCTGCTTCCTGAAACAGGCTCCAGGAATATTCAGCTTACTACAGCAGGAAAACATATGAAtgtatattgttttaaaatggagtATGTCCTGAAATTACTACATGAATTTGATATTATGAGGCCATAGAACAGAACACATGAAGAACATCGTCTTTAGGACATGTAACTACAATGTTCAGCACATCTGGTCCCTTTTTTGCATTTAGGTTACTCCACAGAGGttgcatatacaatatataaatcCTAGAGCAGTTTGTGAGATTACCTTTTActtcaaaatattaattttcaatTGTTCCCACATTAGAAAAGAAAGTAAATTTGTGCTTGTTGATTTTTGCTTGGCTTATTTCAGGCATCAAGTAAGTAAAGCATTGTCCAAAAGAGCTATCAGTGCAAGTTCAAATgatgaaatacaaaacactttgTTGAATTCAGTAATTCATTCCCTGCATAGACAGCCATAAATAAGATAAACATTTACAGATTTCCTTTAAAATTATTCTGCATATCCATTCATAAAGCTGAGTATTTACTGGAACTGTTTAAGCCAAAGCAACCAGACTTACGGTAGACTTAAAAGGtacaatgttttacaatgaCTCATGTGGGTGGTGTCCTAAATGCAGTATTCATATGTCTAGTCCCTCAAACCTCTTGAAAATACTCAGTGGTAACAAGAACAAATGTTCAGatgacaaataaatatttcatttaaattacagaTCACAGTCCTTACCTTGTTCCACAGTGCTTGCATCAGTTGCATGACACACTGCAACTGAGCTCCAAAGGAAATGCACATAGGGAAAAATAGGGAAGGAAGACAAACTGGGCCCCAGCGGGTGGTAAGAATAAATGTGTGCCGAGTGTCAAGtgtctggtgttttttttttttttttttttttttaataagttattcccactcacatatacacaaaacatgaaacacttCCTGGACATGCATATTTACATCACTGCCATTAAGCAGATATAAGTTGCTTAGGAATAGAGCAAAGTGCATCCAATAATATGGTATAAAAAGCTGCACCAAAAAGACACCAACAGACATCAGTGCCAAAGTACTGAGATGCCAAGCACACGACTAGATCAACTTGTAAGCCTAGATGatcatgtaatgcaatatacatGACAGAGGGACTGTATCATTCCAACTACAATGCTTACACATAACCTTAAGTAAACTTCCACATATTAAAGATAACCTTGTAGAACACTTCCACATATCTAACCATGCATAAAGAGAACAGGTCGCACTTTGGTAGAGGCTAAGGTATAGCCTGAAGAGAACAGTCGTTAGTCTGTGATGGAAGATGGCCAACAtctctgctgttctgaatgcaaCAAGCAACTCATTTCAGCAAACAGGGACCGAGACAGAGAACACAACCAGGATGCAAGGATACAAGAGATGGCGACAGTCAAGCATCCTGAAAAAGCTGAGGGCAGTGGCCTGGCCAGTGTGCAGGGTCTGATGATTGATCAAAAGTTGTCCAGTAGAGGGAGATCAGAATATTCTCCTTAAAATCTTCAATAactacatgtttttaaaaagttatatttttagcatttcTTCACCGATTAATctataataaacatttatggACCTTACTATCTGCTTTCTATGTGAGGTTGCCTCTGGCATTACAAGGTTGGGTTGTGTGGAAAAGTCCCACGCTCACACGACAACCATAATTTAGGCACAAATATTaccttgaaataaaatgagatttcAGCCTTGGGGAAAACTGCAATTCTGCAGTAATTACCCTTAAAGTTCAAAACAGCTTAAATAATTCATAGTTCACTCTGGAAACATCTACAATGAAAAGGGGTACAACTCTTGACATATTCTGTGCTACTCAATGAACCTGACCTGCACAGAGACATAACAAGCTGCCAATAGCTTGGTAGGCACATCCTTtggaaaaatctgaaatgatgATTTATGCTGCCTGAACACAATACAGGTACAATTTGTTCTCCAACCTATCTGTGAGCTAAGCTACCTCCATGCCTTGGTAAACAACCCACAGCACAACATACACTTCTTAGGACTATTCCCTGAGATGCATCTCAGAAGCCAGTATTCTTGGACTTTCTAAAATGTTAATCAACTCCCatctctgctttcattttatagAGGCACACAGGACTGTTAAATTACTTTCCCCATTTGGTTTGtaccaaaaaaggaaagataCCATGAGCTTTGTGCTATATTTCAGAAGTTCAAAAGTAGAATGCAGATCCTTTCCTTGtctaaatgaaatacataaacagaCCTCCAGggcatttttgtttattttgatcagTCTGAAAAAGGGTGCACTGCAGGAAGCTTTGGTTACCACCAGGATTCAATGGgttaaacacaaaatacatattacaGCTCTTTGGGGAAGGTTGAgattttttcaacatttcagttaGGACTCACTGAAACCAGAAATTACTTTTTGCCTACTTCACACCACAGCTCATTTGACtcatacatttttcaatgtCAACCACCTGAATTATGCAGCTTGGTTACATACGTTC encodes the following:
- the LOC118781629 gene encoding toll-like receptor 13 encodes the protein MSFHSVPLDLPLNVKILDISYNSISQVKDTDFKNLTNLNNLNMSNNLIFHVEKGAFKDMITLVELNLSKNKLTTVSKGMLEGLGNLTVLRLDRNYVETLDSSAFQFLSNVKKLYLGGNNFSVFQSKDFSNTSLSLKALDLSRNPLRKFCMTADILPQLETLDLSNTGQRESLEWTVLDGSFLSSVKTLNLSGIHISEEGMATILQSFQYSLENLWLNDLKWMMIETVLKFGCFPKLRVLRILNNNLISITDTMFQPCSLVNEVDLSGNGLCNLSELTFRDMKQLSILRLPLNKLTRVNNATRYLPNLEVLDLSRNIINKLTCFDFANLTKLRRLHLSDNHISSITNCLFKDLKSLKVLWLPSNKLLTIKDAFITGLQNLEILELEFNKISSVEKGTFKNLKSLKYLSLTDNQISVIEENAFAGLENLTQLLLASNKISQNTLKRATVFSGMPNLEELFLYDNYLSYKSYEKLKYPPFILLKSLNSLAINSQHHNGIRNLPMNLLEGLTSLLKLYAGNLNIHFLHPNTFTYTPHLTFLDLSKNAFTVLTAEVFLPIPELTRFILSKTEVQSLDFIIPANLTKLKVLRTNGNELAVINETLIHSLPMLKYLDLQNNTFTCDCNNAWFIDWAEKNFDTQVIYTNKFTCSYPSNLRGTKLVDISTDSCMVDLGFMCFLYTTILVLLTLLISSIYHFLHRQVVYAYYRFLAFLYDYKQRDIFMPQGFTYDAFISYNSQDELWVLNQLLPKLEQEQGWKLCLHHRDFQPGRFIMDNIVESIYASRKTICVITRKYLESEWCSREIQVASFRLFDEQKDVLVLIFLEDIPACQLCPYHRMRQLVKKRTYLTWPKPGEDTRVFWQKLRLALKTQEGPEEDCPILSGLHESEEKRHALQAELNWRLEVRRMELEVEKEIKIQQLELEAMKIAAAPVAQSTPAASPTTDSTPVGPQTGFDVSRNISLVPPFRETEVDSYFSAFERIAASLQWPREVWPLLLQCKFVGKAQEVCSVLSLAKSRQYVTVKAGVLRT